The following is a genomic window from Pseudothermotoga thermarum DSM 5069.
GGTCTTTTTTCTAAGCACTGGATCACCAAGCAATCTTATTTTTTTCACGTTTTTCAACCTCCTTGAGCCTTTCAAAGACATCTTTGTGCATCATAAAAACGCTGATGGGTGTTATCGAAACATATCCGCTTTTAACCACGATGTAATCCGCATCTGGGTCTGTATCGTCTTCGATTATATCGCCGTACATCCAATAATAGGTGTTTCCAGATGGGTCTTTCCTTTCTTCAAACTTGTCTGCATACCGTCTTTTGCTTTGTTTGGTTGCTTTCCAACCTTTGATTTCTCCTTCTGGAAAATTCACGTTGAGCGCACAGAATTTTTCAAGAAGATTAAAATCAAAGTTTCTGACAAAGTTCAAAATGAATCTGGCAGCAGCTTCAAAATCAAAATTTTCGCTTATAGGTGCTGAAAGTGCAATTGAAGGTATGCCGAGCAAAGCTCCTTCCAAAGCTCCTGAAACCGTTCCCGAGTAAACGACATCGGTTCCAAGGTTGTGACCAATGTTGATTCCACTTAAAACCAAATCAACCTTTCCTTTTGCAAGCACCTCAACCCCGATTTTCACGCAATCGGCCGGTGTTCCAGTCGCTGCATAAACCGGAAAGCTGTCCAAAACCTTAACTCTTTTAACCCATATAGGCATTCGCACCGTTATAGCATGACCAGTTGCGCTTTGTTCTGATTCTGGCGCAACAACTAAAACTTCGTGCTCTTTTGAAAAAACTTTTGCCAAAGTGATAAGTCCAATTGAGGTAACTCCATCGTCGTTTGTTATCAGCACTTTCATACTTTTCACCTCGTCCTTTTTTCATTTTATCATACATCAAATGAAAAAACTGTAAGAACAAGATTTGTAACGAAGTTCGTGTTAAAATTCAATGAAAGGAGGAAGATTTATGACGTTTGCAACGCTGTTGATTTTCATAGGTACTATGCTTTTGCTGAGTGCATTCAACTTGGTGGAAATAACCTTTGGAAAGTTTATCATGATGTTTTTCGCCGTTTTATTTGCATACTCTGGCATAAGAGATATGGTTAAAAAGGGATTTCCATCTGGACTTACGTCAATGGGTATTGCTGCCTTATTGACACTCAACGTTTTCAGAATTTTCACAACAGGTTTTTGGCAAGCTTTGACAATTGTTGTTGCTGTTGCGTTGATTCAATCCGGCATCGCCATAATAAAGTCTGCTTGTCGAAAACATCAGCTAATGAAAAGAATTTCAAGGAGTGATCAAGACTGATCGAGGAACGTTATGATGTCATCGTTGTCGGTGCGGGTCATGCCGGTGTTGAAGCGGCTTTGGCAACCGCTAGACTTGGTTTTAAAACAGCTCTTTTAACGAACAACCTTGATCGGGTTGCTTGGGCTTCTTGCAACCCAGCTATAGGTGGTCCAGCGAAAGGTATAGTTGTCAGAGAA
Proteins encoded in this region:
- a CDS encoding LiaF transmembrane domain-containing protein, which translates into the protein MTFATLLIFIGTMLLLSAFNLVEITFGKFIMMFFAVLFAYSGIRDMVKKGFPSGLTSMGIAALLTLNVFRIFTTGFWQALTIVVAVALIQSGIAIIKSACRKHQLMKRISRSDQD
- the surE gene encoding 5'/3'-nucleotidase SurE, whose product is MKVLITNDDGVTSIGLITLAKVFSKEHEVLVVAPESEQSATGHAITVRMPIWVKRVKVLDSFPVYAATGTPADCVKIGVEVLAKGKVDLVLSGINIGHNLGTDVVYSGTVSGALEGALLGIPSIALSAPISENFDFEAAARFILNFVRNFDFNLLEKFCALNVNFPEGEIKGWKATKQSKRRYADKFEERKDPSGNTYYWMYGDIIEDDTDPDADYIVVKSGYVSITPISVFMMHKDVFERLKEVEKREKNKIAW